The following are encoded together in the Candidatus Methylomirabilis sp. genome:
- a CDS encoding proteasome accessory factor PafA2 family protein, whose amino-acid sequence PLQLHRELDWVIKHGLITSYITRKGCSFDDQRVFMLDLQYHDIKRTRGLYYLMLHDGLIDRVITEDEIEAAMTTPPQTTRAKVRSDFIKYANEKNKSYDVGWSYLKLNDRYQRTILCKDPFKPWDPRVDELIGLS is encoded by the coding sequence ACCCGCTCCAGCTCCACCGCGAGCTCGACTGGGTCATCAAGCACGGGCTCATCACCTCCTACATCACCCGCAAGGGCTGCTCCTTCGACGACCAGCGCGTCTTCATGCTGGACCTGCAGTACCATGACATCAAGCGGACCCGTGGGCTGTACTACCTTATGTTGCATGACGGACTGATCGATCGGGTGATTACAGAGGACGAGATCGAAGCGGCCATGACGACGCCGCCGCAGACGACCAGAGCCAAGGTACGAAGCGACTTTATCAAGTACGCGAATGAGAAGAACAAGTCGTACGATGTGGGTTGGAGCTACCTGAAGCTGAACGATCGGTATCAGCGCACGATCCTCTGCAAGGATCCGTTCAAGCCATGGGATCCGCGCGTGGATGAACTGATCGGTTTGTCGTAG